A window of the Lactuca sativa cultivar Salinas chromosome 5, Lsat_Salinas_v11, whole genome shotgun sequence genome harbors these coding sequences:
- the LOC111917609 gene encoding uncharacterized protein LOC111917609: protein MMHMGADRVKEAKAQTLRSDFEVIQMKDSESVDDFSMRLNTIVTGIRSLGEKIEEITVVKKFLRAVSIRFIQIVTSIEQFGDLKNMTVEEVVGRLKTHEERLRSYGEKEGGPSLLLTHAEWASRSKQTGERNSSNTSRGRGGHGNQGRGRGRGRGRGQGGGREYNTNQNDHNPSRKDKSKIKCFTCEQFGHYALECPNKNRGEEANLTQANEEDPILMMAAIQEYTHKKVSLR from the coding sequence ATGATGCACATGGGAGCCGATCGGGTCAAGGAGGCTAAAGCTCAAACCTTGAGAAGTGACTTCGAGGTGATCCAGATGAAAGACAGTGAATCGGTAGATGATTTTTCCATGAGATTGAATACTATCGTAACCGGTATTCGATCTCTAGgtgaaaagattgaagaaattACGGTTGTGAAGAAGTTTCTGCGAGCCGTATCGATACGATTTATACAAATCGTAACATCGATCGAGCAATTCGGAGATTTGAAGAATATGACGGTGGAAGAAGTTGTGGGTCGTCTAAAGACCCATGAAGAGAGACTTCGAAGCTATGGAGAAAAAGAAGGAGGGCCTTCTCTATTGCTTACACATGCCGAGTGGGCATCTCGTTCGAAGCAAACTGGCGAGAGAAACTCGTCAAACACTTCAAGAGGACGAGGAGGACATGGTAACCAAGGCCGGGGACGAGGCCGAGGTCGTGGACGTGGCCAAGGAGGTGGTCGTGAGTACAATACAAATCAGAATGACCATAATCCTTCTCGAAAGGATAAAAGTAAAATCAAATGCTTTACTTGTGAACAATTTGGTCATTATGCTTTGGAGTGTCCAAACAAGAATCGAGGTGAGGAGGCGAACCTCACTCAAGCCAACGAAGAAGATCCTATTTTGATGATGGCAGCCATACAAGAATATACACACAAAAAGGTGTCTCTAAGATAG
- the LOC111917608 gene encoding uncharacterized mitochondrial protein AtMg00810-like, with translation MGGLSIISMSSKLFSMEISKKRFMSPNQKDMLIKPTVTSSQDPAVYKRNSKDIILIVGVYVDDLIITGSNTNDVVEFKEQMKKEFEMSDLGLLSYYLGIEVSQKKWGISLRQTTYAKKILEQFGLLDCNPTTSPMEPKLKVKKDEDGEKVDPTEYRRVVGCLRYLTHTRPDLSFSVGITSRFMEEPAILHFQVVKHILRYVKGTVDYGINYGRGHEIEDFVGFTDSDLGGDPVDSKRTSGMIFYLGRNVITWQSQKKKNVALSTCEAEFMAATTTACQSIWLANLVKELTRHHIMPITLYVDNKSAIALMKNPVFHGRSKDIDIRYHFIRECVERGQIIMEYVNSKDQQADIFTKALAYVKHSEMRNMIGVTNLEPSSV, from the exons ATGGGTGGGTTGTCCATCATCTCGATGTCAAGTAAGCTTTTCTCAATGGAGATCTCAAAGAAGAGGTTTATGTCACCCAACCAGAAGGATATGTTGATAAAGCCAACAGTCACAAG TTCACAAGACCCAGCTGTTTACAAAAGGAACTCAAAAGACATAATTCTTATTGTTGGTGTCTATGTTGATGACTTGATCATTACCGGGTCGAACACTAACGACGTTGTCGAATTCAAAGAACAAATGAAGAAAGAATTCGAAATGAGTGACTTGGGATTACTTTCTTACTACCTTGGAATCGAAGTTTCGCAAAAGAAGTGGGGAATATCTTTGCGACAAACAACTTATGCAAAGAAGATTTTAGAGCAATTTGGGTTGCTGGATTGCAATCCGACAACGTCACCAATGGAACCTAAGTTGAAGGTTAAGAAGGATGAAGATGGTGAAAAAGTTGATCCAACCGAATATAGGCGAGTGGTAGGTTGTTTGAGGTACTTGACTCACACTCGACCGGACTTGTCATTTTCAGTTGGAATTACAAGTCGTTTCATGGAGGAACCGGCCATTTTGCACTTCCAAGTTGTGAAACATATCTTACGGTATGTGAAAGGAACCGTTGATTATGGAATCAACTATGGAAGAGGTCATGAAATTGAAGATTTTGTTGGTTTTACTGATAGTGATCTTGGAGGTGACCCTGTTGATAGCAAGAGAACAAGTGGAATGATTTTCTATCTAGGAAGGAACGTGATAACTTGGCAATCCCAAAAGAAAAAGAATGTTGCTTTGTCCACATGTGAAGCCGAGTTCATGGCAGCTACAACAACAGCATGTCAATCCATTTGGCTTGCTAATCTCGTGAAGGAGCTCACGAGACATCATATCATGCCTATCACCTTATATGTTGATAACAAGTCAGCAATCGCATTGATGAAAAATCCCGTGTTTCATGGTCGAAGCAAAGACATTGACATTCGTTATCACTTCATACGAGAATGTGTTGAACGTGGGCAAATTATAATGGAATATGTCAACTCGAAGGATCAACAGGCGGACATCTTTACAAAGGCTTTAGCATACGTGAAACATAGTGAAATGCGAAACATGATCGGCGTGACGAATCTCGAGCCAAGTTCGGTTTAA
- the LOC111917607 gene encoding 25S rRNA (cytosine-C(5))-methyltransferase NSUN5 — MSQYKIPADVKKPRYVRVNTLKLDVETAVSELSKDNMVEKDDMIPDLLVLPPATDLHNHPLVTNGSVFMQGKASSMVAVALGPKPGWETL, encoded by the exons ATGTCCCAATATAAGATTCCCG CAGATGTTAAAAAACCTCGCTATGTTCGTGTCAATACTCTGAAATTGGATGTTGAAACTGCTGTGTCTGAATTAAGCAAAGATAATATG GTCGAGAAGGATGACATGATTCCCGATTTATTAGTGCTTCCACCAGCTACTGATTTGCACAATCATCCTTTGGTCACAAACGGAAGTGTATTTATGCAA ggTAAGGCAAGTTCCATGGTGGCAGTTGCCCTTGGGCCTAAACCAGGGTGGGAAACATTGTAA
- the LOC111903475 gene encoding bZIP transcription factor 29 encodes MGMRWVRSPNHLRGSHMLNPRSSCSIGHSMTGFATKRASEGEVVDDLFSAYMNLENLDTLDSSGTDDKQGTENREDLDSRASGTKTNGGDSSDNEATSSVNDKGIKRSAGGDIAPTTRHYRSVSMDSFMGRMNFADESPKLPPSPGGHIGQLSPNNSIDSNSNTNTFSLEFGNGEFTGAELKKIMANEKLAEIALSDPKRAKRILANRQSAARSKERKMRYITELEHKVQTLQTEAT; translated from the exons ATGGGCATGAGATGGGTTCGATCACCGAACCATTTACGTGGGTCCCACATGTTAAATCCAAGATCATCCTGTTCAATTGGGCATAGCATGACAGGGTTTG CAACTAAAAGAGCCTCCGAAGGGGAAGTTGTTGACGATTTGTTTTCTGCTTATATGAATCTTGAAAATCTTGACACATTAGACTCTTCTGGAACTGACGATAAACAAGGAACTGAGAATCGTGAAGATTTAGATAGTCGAGCTAGTGGAACAAAAACAAATGGAGGTGATAGCAGTGATAATGAAGCTACAAGTAGTGTTAATGATAAAGGGATTAAACGGAGTGCAGGTGGAGACATTGCTCCAACAACAAGGCATTATAGAAGTGTGTCAATGGATAGTTTTATGGGGAGGATGAACTTTGCTGATGAATCACCTAAGCTTCCTCCTTCTCCTGGAGGGCATATTGGTCAATTATCCCCAAATAATTCAATCGACTCAAATTCAAATACAAATACGTTTAGTTTGGAGTTTGGAAATGGTGAGTTTACAGGGGCTGAGCTCAAGAAAATCATGGCTAATGAGAAACTTGCAGAGATTGCTTTATCTGATCCCAAACGAGCCAAAAG GATTTTGGCAAATCGACAATCTGCTGCAAGATCAAAAGAGAGGAAAATGCGTTACATTACAGAATTGGAGCACAAGGTTCAAACTTTACAGACTGAAGCAACCTAA